A genomic window from Coccinella septempunctata chromosome 9, icCocSept1.1, whole genome shotgun sequence includes:
- the LOC123319970 gene encoding glycine-rich cell wall structural protein-like isoform X1: MKRGIQVLFLVFLLSLSVVSAQVAMAPPNFPGKGQGGAGGGGGAEGTVGGEFNLGMNAGAKGKAGSGAGGGAGGSGRGQ, translated from the exons ATGAAACGTGGAATTCAAGTTCTTTTTCTCGTTTTCCTCCTGAGCTTG AGCGTTGTTTCTGCCCAAGTGGCAATGGCTCCACCAAATTTTCCCGGTAAGGGTCAAGGGGGTGCAGGAGGAGGTGGTGGAGCAGAAGGAACTGTTGGGGGTGAATTCAATCTTGGAATGAACGCTGGAGCTAAAGGAAAAGCTGGAAGTGGTGCTGGTGGTGGTGCTGGTGGTAGTGGCAGAGGACAATAG
- the LOC123319967 gene encoding protamine-like has translation MFGLCSSGKKTSCGQSKPKKSACGKKSCKPGKVTRNAFFNFLREFRVKHCDWPVTKIAVEGAKCWCKMSPCDRKKYLDMARCAPKMKRRRKHKRGGSCGRKASHRRPKRRCG, from the coding sequence ATGTTCGGTCTGTGTTCTTCGGGCAAAAAGACCAGTTGTGGACAGTCGAAACCGAAGAAGAGCGCCTGCGGGAAGAAGAGCTGCAAACCGGGCAAGGTGACCAGGAACGCCTTCTTCAATTTCCTCAGGGAGTTCAGGGTGAAACACTGCGACTGGCCGGTCACCAAGATCGCTGTGGAGGGTGCGAAATGCTGGTGTAAGATGAGCCCCTGCGATCGCAAGAAATACCTGGATATGGCAAGGTGTGCGCCAAAGATGAAGAGGAGGAGGAAGCACAAGAGGGGAGGGTCTTGTGGCAGGAAGGCCTCCCACAGGAGGCCGAAGAGACGCTGCGGGTAG
- the LOC123319970 gene encoding uncharacterized protein LOC123319970 isoform X2 gives MIFFRVTIRMMNMLWKSVLVLFVFSMLCSFGSFQSQQGQRMQQQEQNQRMQQQGLGLGLGLGLELGLGMGG, from the exons atgattttttttcgagtaacaaTCAGAATGATGAATATGCTCTGGAAAAGTGTACTCGTTTTGTTTGTTTTCTCT ATGCTTTGTTCTTTTGGTTCCTTTCAATCTCAGCAGGGTCAGAGGATGCAGCAACAAGAACAGAATCAAAGAATGCAACAGCAAGGGTTGGGGCTAGGACTTGGTCTGGGATTGGAGCTAGGGTTAGGAATGGGTGGTTGA